The following coding sequences lie in one Thermotoga sp. Mc24 genomic window:
- a CDS encoding DUF1156 domain-containing protein, producing MKTFLESLKFPVQEVNKKSSGEKGPGRPPYWEMVFYWTRKPLVGARSVIAGALLPENVDENLFKAAVRLSSPTPHRENPQIPAEFAKYFEGKKLLDPFAGFGSIPLEGLRLGLDVTAVELLPTTYIFLKAVLEYPKKFGKSLVKDVERWGEWITEQLKNDPEIRELYDDDVAVYIGTWEIRCPHCGRWTPAIGNFWLARVKDGKGYKRLAYMKPERKGDEIEIRVIDLNEILDDISKANVDGNEIIFEGENYVKTVEEAVRDGKLKQSDVKIDGNTVIFEVPSANIELRRSQLTCLMCGNVIKYADENGNHHMKLKNGDFYVKFALRKYHEGDERFARQRLLVKVKVKDGDLIFEPATKEDSEKLWKAKEKVREMLEKGDLDVPSEAIPLYENRRITPILSAEKWYQFFNPRQLLTLIKIVRLIREVGRKVEEEKIAEGWNKERAFEYAEAVATYLSTAMLKYAYYNSIVTRWDSTWWKIGETMSTRGIAMNWNWTESPWFSSFGGMIKTLLAILRGVKYLTSALSSSQRTLADFTENSVKVLQGDATSLNLGEKFDVIVTDPPYADDVPYTELSDFYYVWLKRALSDVENGKLIPRFHKEAFFKRIGPKWVEIKTQWQEFAKKEVSTNPGRFMEDENKKEKAVQHFENLFSQAFVAMREHLKDDGVLVTYYAHTDPGSWINLIEAGWRRARLQITRAIPLTTESETSIVSRGKMSLDTSIVAVWRKQKEEKTVQISTLKEEIERKAKSSAREFIEYGYEGLDLLYGVMAAALEEVTKYREISSLKGPLTTEEILNEYVYPATIRGIVNAIAEIEGTGTLHSGTAMFYTAYKILFGNASLSANDIVLLRLATSTDPSELISSGVLKEKRSSSSKEYTLYTPDLLGKKALDTKEFQKFLHEKKLDPVEPKPKNSVDVLQLLEYYSLLGRSRVKEEIEKLRKMWAGEVEEALFIARLVSEYYAEIYIRKIDPVRRMKEEFASEIDRELEKDGFLEVVLMRRLLGYVGGAV from the coding sequence ATGAAAACATTCCTTGAAAGTCTCAAATTCCCGGTCCAGGAAGTAAATAAAAAAAGTTCCGGCGAGAAAGGACCTGGAAGGCCTCCGTACTGGGAGATGGTGTTTTACTGGACGAGGAAACCTCTCGTAGGTGCAAGGTCTGTAATAGCGGGGGCACTGCTTCCCGAAAACGTGGATGAAAATCTATTCAAAGCGGCTGTAAGACTTTCTTCGCCCACACCCCACAGAGAGAACCCTCAAATTCCCGCGGAATTTGCGAAGTACTTTGAAGGGAAAAAGTTGCTCGATCCCTTCGCTGGGTTCGGTTCGATTCCCCTCGAAGGGCTGAGACTCGGCCTTGATGTCACGGCTGTTGAACTTCTACCAACAACCTACATTTTTCTCAAGGCCGTTCTCGAATATCCAAAGAAGTTCGGGAAATCCCTCGTGAAAGACGTTGAAAGGTGGGGTGAGTGGATAACCGAGCAACTCAAGAATGACCCTGAAATCAGGGAGCTTTACGACGATGACGTGGCCGTTTACATCGGAACGTGGGAAATCAGGTGCCCTCACTGTGGGCGGTGGACTCCTGCGATAGGAAATTTCTGGCTGGCAAGAGTTAAGGACGGCAAGGGCTACAAGAGGCTCGCCTACATGAAGCCTGAGAGGAAGGGCGATGAGATTGAAATAAGGGTGATTGACCTCAACGAAATCCTGGACGATATTTCTAAAGCGAATGTTGACGGCAATGAGATCATCTTCGAAGGAGAAAACTACGTGAAAACAGTAGAAGAAGCTGTAAGAGATGGAAAGCTGAAACAGAGTGATGTGAAGATAGATGGAAACACGGTTATCTTCGAAGTTCCTTCGGCGAATATCGAATTAAGACGGAGCCAGCTCACCTGTCTTATGTGTGGAAATGTCATAAAGTACGCGGATGAAAATGGAAATCACCACATGAAGCTGAAAAACGGGGATTTTTATGTGAAGTTCGCGCTGAGAAAGTACCACGAAGGTGATGAGCGCTTCGCAAGGCAGAGACTGCTCGTGAAGGTGAAAGTCAAGGATGGAGATCTGATCTTTGAACCAGCGACAAAGGAAGACAGCGAAAAACTCTGGAAAGCGAAGGAGAAGGTCAGGGAGATGCTTGAGAAGGGAGATCTGGACGTGCCGAGTGAAGCAATACCTCTTTACGAGAACCGCCGTATTACTCCAATACTCAGTGCAGAAAAATGGTATCAGTTCTTCAACCCCCGTCAGCTTCTCACCCTCATAAAGATCGTGAGGCTGATAAGGGAAGTTGGCAGAAAGGTCGAGGAGGAAAAGATTGCCGAGGGCTGGAATAAAGAAAGGGCATTTGAGTATGCGGAGGCAGTGGCAACGTATTTGAGCACGGCGATGTTGAAGTATGCGTACTACAATTCAATCGTTACCCGGTGGGATTCTACTTGGTGGAAAATTGGGGAAACAATGTCCACCCGTGGAATCGCAATGAATTGGAACTGGACAGAAAGTCCTTGGTTTAGTAGTTTTGGTGGGATGATCAAAACACTCCTTGCAATATTAAGGGGTGTTAAATACCTCACCTCCGCTCTCTCCTCCTCCCAGAGAACCCTTGCGGATTTCACAGAAAACTCCGTTAAAGTTCTCCAGGGCGACGCGACCTCGCTCAACCTTGGAGAGAAGTTCGACGTCATCGTAACTGATCCACCCTATGCAGATGATGTCCCATACACAGAACTTTCTGACTTCTACTACGTCTGGCTCAAAAGGGCTCTGAGCGACGTTGAGAACGGAAAACTCATTCCAAGGTTCCACAAGGAAGCGTTTTTCAAAAGAATCGGCCCCAAATGGGTGGAAATCAAGACCCAGTGGCAGGAATTTGCGAAGAAAGAAGTTTCGACGAATCCGGGTCGTTTCATGGAAGACGAAAACAAAAAGGAGAAAGCCGTCCAACACTTCGAAAACCTCTTCAGTCAGGCCTTCGTGGCCATGAGGGAGCACCTCAAGGACGATGGGGTTCTTGTCACCTACTACGCTCACACAGATCCGGGAAGCTGGATAAACCTCATTGAAGCCGGCTGGAGGCGAGCAAGACTTCAAATAACGAGGGCAATCCCTCTGACAACCGAATCGGAAACGAGCATCGTGAGCAGGGGTAAAATGAGTCTCGACACCTCGATCGTTGCTGTCTGGAGAAAACAGAAAGAGGAAAAAACCGTTCAAATATCGACTCTGAAGGAAGAGATCGAGAGAAAAGCAAAGTCTTCGGCTCGTGAATTCATAGAGTATGGTTATGAAGGACTCGATCTGCTGTACGGTGTGATGGCGGCTGCCCTCGAGGAAGTCACAAAGTACAGAGAAATTTCCTCCCTGAAAGGTCCTCTTACGACAGAAGAAATTTTGAACGAATACGTATATCCCGCTACTATAAGAGGAATTGTGAACGCGATTGCGGAGATCGAAGGAACTGGAACACTCCATTCTGGCACTGCCATGTTCTACACCGCTTACAAGATACTATTTGGAAACGCATCTTTGAGCGCGAACGATATCGTCCTCCTCAGGCTCGCAACATCAACAGATCCGAGTGAGTTGATCAGCAGTGGAGTTCTCAAAGAGAAGAGATCTTCAAGCAGTAAAGAATACACGCTCTACACACCGGATCTTCTCGGCAAGAAAGCTTTGGACACGAAGGAGTTCCAGAAGTTCCTTCATGAAAAGAAACTCGATCCGGTAGAGCCAAAACCAAAAAACAGTGTGGATGTGCTTCAGCTTCTCGAGTACTACTCACTGCTTGGACGCTCCAGAGTGAAAGAGGAGATAGAAAAACTCAGAAAAATGTGGGCTGGTGAGGTAGAAGAGGCCCTTTTTATCGCGAGGCTCGTGTCTGAGTACTACGCGGAGATCTACATCAGGAAAATAGATCCTGTCAGGAGGATGAAAGAAGAGTTCGCTTCAGAGATAGACAGGGAGCTGGAAAAGGACGGATTCCTCGAAGTCGTTTTGATGAGAAGACTCCTGGGTTATGTAGGGGGTGCTGTGTGA
- a CDS encoding YeeE/YedE family protein, with translation MIWTGLLIGVLFGVILQRGRICFNSAFRDVLIFKDNYLMRLAALTLGLESITLLIFAQAGLITLNPKPLNWIGNIVGGFIFGIGMVLAGGCASGVTYRTGEGMTTAWFAALAYALTAHATSKGLFSGWIKWLNNYTVTVSNTSPVYAPKTGPTIATVLGISPWIASIIFLALMLWYAFGVKNKSQRPSKLNWIAASVLIAILAPIAWWASASTGRNYGLGITGGWINLVSVYANNASLNWEGAEILGIIIGAAISAIAGKEFKLRMPKNPKTYAQVLLGGFLMGFGAVTAGGCNIGHFLTGVPTLAISSIVASIFFILGNWTMAWFLFGRQK, from the coding sequence ATGATCTGGACCGGTCTACTGATCGGAGTATTGTTCGGTGTAATCCTTCAGCGTGGCAGGATCTGCTTTAACTCTGCTTTCAGGGACGTTCTGATCTTCAAGGACAACTATCTGATGAGGCTCGCTGCGTTGACACTTGGACTCGAATCCATCACGCTCCTTATCTTCGCTCAGGCCGGCCTCATAACTCTCAACCCTAAACCCCTCAACTGGATTGGAAACATCGTTGGTGGCTTCATCTTTGGAATTGGAATGGTCCTCGCTGGCGGATGTGCTTCGGGAGTGACTTACAGAACTGGTGAAGGAATGACAACAGCGTGGTTCGCAGCTCTGGCCTACGCTTTGACGGCTCATGCTACAAGTAAGGGATTGTTCTCGGGATGGATCAAATGGCTGAACAACTACACGGTGACAGTTTCGAACACGAGTCCCGTTTACGCTCCAAAGACTGGGCCAACTATCGCAACGGTGCTCGGTATCAGTCCATGGATCGCCTCAATTATCTTCCTTGCGCTCATGCTCTGGTATGCCTTCGGAGTGAAGAATAAGTCTCAGAGGCCTTCCAAATTGAACTGGATCGCTGCTTCTGTTCTCATAGCGATACTCGCACCCATAGCCTGGTGGGCAAGTGCGAGCACAGGAAGAAACTACGGTCTTGGTATCACAGGGGGCTGGATAAATCTGGTTTCTGTTTACGCAAACAATGCTTCTCTGAACTGGGAAGGCGCTGAAATTCTCGGAATAATAATAGGAGCCGCTATATCTGCCATTGCAGGAAAAGAGTTCAAACTGAGAATGCCAAAGAATCCCAAAACCTACGCTCAGGTTCTTCTGGGAGGATTCCTCATGGGATTCGGTGCGGTAACAGCCGGAGGATGTAATATAGGTCACTTCCTCACCGGTGTCCCGACACTGGCCATTTCATCGATAGTAGCATCTATCTTCTTTATTCTCGGAAACTGGACGATGGCCTGGTTCCTGTTTGGAAGACAGAAATGA
- a CDS encoding alpha-2-macroglobulin family protein, with product MGMKRLIFLVFLLAGFSLFGGYAYFSRYPTLHPDEGLSFVISDLEDVTLNVWKINEEDFLKAVFDPENFNFSLLEITRPTYSKKFSSEEWKEFSFPLKNKGFYFATLVSNEGTVLRRVMDKGLFIVTDLEVIYFSDSEKLRLHVFDSNGDFVEGAEVFLFEDSKLIDRVFTGKDGVVSITKHFDTFYIRYGDSRFFGEVYFSGGGLEKEKLFFVTDRPIYKPSDTVHFRGQIFSFEEGLYRAFEKTKVTVSIFDTKNNEVYKSELETDELGGFNGSVELPDTAPVGLYRVKIEHGGRYYYENFLVEEYRKPEYKVEIETDKDVYISGEVVNYLVRVRYFNGQPVAKAQVAYYVRAFPEEGSGYLVYRGTDFTDEEGNLRFGVKTEEGFQGFYRLEVIVTDESQRQIEEVKTVDVYADNVLISPLTRYVFTSPGRLVRVKVKVTDLSGNPLDGLLTVSSKDSTSTVVVENGEAIVTFTPKEPESYRIELSFGKAKTRLYVYAYYSARMSNEFVINPATNTVKPGDELSVQILAPGKVMGVLGIVSSRVYDTIPVSFTGSVNLRVGIPEDIPEKNLFLSFVGRDDTGRIYRLERLNVLLDTNFTTMKILFDKDQYEPGKIAQITIESNVDRVCLFLVDEAIYAMVGTEPPVLENFLYPYMNYPQTEGGFPHYWKLYVSRDSFRNKLASLPEEKTFADFKQNAFPSRLNVREYFPDTALWIPSLELHNGTAKVSFKVPDSITSFRATAYGFSKDRFSQAESGIVVSKKFYLMPHLPSFLRDGDVIRISATVFNRTSKALPVDLMIELPENIELLEGSSSRHFLMEANSSHTETWTVRAVSASEGSFVKFVAIGGDLNDAVSMRLPVERFAFEREFYRILLLDGKETLEIPKGRFVSSRIRFLESIVPLIEDSLKRLIDFPYGCVEQTISRFFPAVVAASVGIEVENLEEIIQSGLFRLYYYQHSDGGWGWFRFDESNDFMTCYVMEGLYFTMKAGYDVAESVIQRGIEYLKKHPSAYGSYVLDLYGVDHEPFKPESEADLVFLSLSSKEALKQLMNHVVQDEQKAYLNVSSDNPLISDIQLNSVFLRALAKWKEFPELERKLTNYLLLKKDSAFWTSTKDTSFAILALLESMPEYTSTTLKVVNSENTFELKPGEERSLVPGSLIVSGKGIVEVEITYVEVPKESVSEGLEIKREFYKRYELLIEEKRMIVDAFVPIGRGYVPISMHSVERDQEEELYILPYEYWKKRIEYKGVPLEIDGAKVKIGDETYTFSRIETFNGLILVVLKDEVLVYDTEKNTITRYLDVMDAGFMKSGLVFLMKGFVLIGDEKIPVPEDVTGLSCTMDEILLRGENKTYWYKNGEFVELPFVARRVFFWDGKRLVAESIRFAGSSKTLWDRVFEVVFDVEDVKIELGDIIKTVVRVEGDGNYLIVEDFIPSCAQVLSNYREKGIEENKFSYSWYFSWDAWYSGREIRTDRVALFARYLYGDSFDYVWRATAEGVFHLLPARVYPMYSRGLYAHTDPDVLFIGTNLVDGRDDQP from the coding sequence ATGGGTATGAAGAGATTGATTTTCTTAGTTTTTCTTCTGGCCGGTTTCAGTCTTTTTGGAGGATACGCCTATTTCTCCAGATATCCCACTCTACATCCAGATGAGGGGCTCTCTTTTGTGATCTCAGATCTGGAGGATGTCACCCTGAACGTGTGGAAGATAAATGAAGAAGACTTTTTGAAGGCAGTCTTTGACCCAGAAAACTTCAATTTTTCGCTGTTAGAGATAACACGCCCCACCTACAGTAAAAAGTTCTCCTCAGAGGAGTGGAAGGAATTCTCATTTCCACTGAAAAACAAAGGATTCTACTTTGCGACACTGGTTTCCAACGAAGGAACAGTTCTCAGAAGAGTGATGGACAAGGGTCTTTTCATCGTCACCGATCTGGAGGTGATCTACTTCTCCGACAGTGAAAAATTGAGACTCCACGTGTTCGACTCAAATGGTGATTTTGTAGAAGGAGCGGAGGTTTTTCTCTTTGAAGATTCGAAACTGATCGACAGAGTTTTCACCGGCAAAGATGGTGTTGTTTCTATCACGAAACACTTCGACACGTTCTACATCAGGTACGGGGATTCTCGATTTTTTGGAGAAGTGTACTTTTCTGGTGGAGGACTTGAAAAAGAGAAGCTCTTCTTCGTCACGGACAGACCGATCTACAAACCGTCAGACACGGTCCATTTCAGAGGGCAGATCTTCTCTTTTGAAGAGGGTCTCTACAGGGCCTTTGAAAAGACGAAGGTCACCGTTTCCATCTTCGACACGAAGAACAACGAAGTTTACAAATCGGAGCTTGAAACCGACGAACTCGGTGGATTCAACGGTTCCGTGGAACTTCCAGACACAGCCCCGGTTGGACTCTACAGAGTGAAGATCGAACATGGAGGAAGATACTACTACGAAAACTTTCTGGTGGAAGAGTACAGAAAACCGGAGTACAAAGTCGAAATCGAAACGGACAAAGACGTGTACATATCGGGTGAAGTTGTGAACTACCTCGTCAGGGTGAGGTACTTCAACGGCCAGCCCGTCGCGAAAGCGCAGGTTGCCTACTACGTTCGAGCCTTTCCCGAAGAGGGAAGTGGCTATCTTGTCTACAGGGGAACGGACTTCACGGACGAAGAGGGAAACCTCAGGTTCGGTGTGAAGACAGAAGAAGGATTTCAGGGCTTTTACCGGCTGGAAGTGATCGTAACGGATGAGAGCCAGCGTCAGATCGAGGAAGTCAAAACCGTGGATGTGTACGCCGACAACGTTCTGATATCTCCGCTGACTCGGTACGTTTTTACCTCGCCGGGCAGACTGGTGAGAGTGAAGGTGAAAGTGACGGATCTTTCAGGTAATCCCTTAGATGGTTTGCTCACCGTCTCTTCCAAAGATTCAACGAGTACGGTGGTCGTGGAAAACGGCGAAGCGATCGTTACTTTCACTCCAAAAGAACCAGAAAGTTACAGAATCGAACTCTCCTTTGGAAAGGCGAAAACTCGTCTCTACGTGTACGCTTACTACAGTGCAAGAATGAGTAACGAGTTCGTCATCAACCCGGCAACGAACACGGTGAAACCCGGAGATGAACTTTCGGTTCAGATCCTTGCACCTGGTAAGGTGATGGGAGTTCTGGGAATTGTCTCAAGCAGGGTTTACGACACCATTCCCGTTTCTTTCACCGGCTCTGTCAACTTGCGCGTCGGAATACCGGAAGATATCCCCGAGAAGAATCTCTTTCTCAGCTTTGTCGGACGCGACGACACGGGTCGGATCTACAGACTGGAAAGGCTGAACGTTCTGCTCGACACGAACTTCACCACCATGAAGATACTGTTCGACAAAGATCAGTACGAACCGGGGAAAATAGCACAGATCACGATCGAATCGAACGTGGACAGAGTCTGTCTTTTCCTGGTTGATGAAGCGATATACGCCATGGTTGGAACAGAACCACCAGTGCTCGAAAATTTCCTCTACCCTTACATGAACTATCCTCAAACAGAAGGAGGATTTCCACATTACTGGAAACTCTACGTTTCAAGGGATTCGTTCCGAAACAAACTCGCTTCCCTTCCAGAGGAGAAGACCTTCGCCGACTTCAAACAGAACGCTTTCCCATCCAGGCTGAACGTCAGGGAGTACTTCCCCGACACGGCCCTCTGGATCCCTTCGCTGGAGCTCCACAACGGAACGGCAAAGGTGAGCTTCAAGGTCCCGGACAGCATCACCTCCTTCAGGGCAACGGCCTACGGTTTCTCAAAGGATCGATTCTCCCAGGCAGAAAGTGGAATTGTTGTTTCCAAAAAGTTCTATCTGATGCCGCACCTTCCGTCTTTCCTGAGAGATGGAGATGTGATAAGAATATCCGCGACCGTTTTCAACAGGACTTCGAAAGCCCTGCCTGTTGACCTCATGATAGAACTTCCCGAAAACATAGAACTCCTCGAGGGGAGTTCCTCAAGACACTTTTTGATGGAGGCGAACTCATCACACACAGAGACCTGGACAGTAAGGGCTGTCTCTGCTTCTGAAGGAAGTTTCGTGAAGTTCGTTGCGATCGGAGGGGATTTGAACGACGCGGTTTCCATGAGGCTGCCCGTTGAAAGATTCGCTTTCGAAAGGGAATTCTACAGGATTTTGCTTTTGGACGGGAAAGAGACGCTGGAAATTCCGAAGGGGCGATTTGTTTCCTCGAGGATAAGGTTTCTGGAAAGCATCGTTCCGCTCATCGAGGATAGCTTGAAGAGACTGATAGACTTCCCGTACGGATGTGTTGAACAGACCATAAGCCGGTTCTTCCCGGCCGTGGTTGCAGCAAGCGTAGGAATAGAGGTGGAGAACCTGGAGGAGATCATCCAGAGTGGGCTGTTCAGACTCTACTACTACCAGCACAGCGATGGTGGCTGGGGATGGTTCAGATTCGACGAATCCAATGATTTCATGACCTGCTACGTGATGGAAGGATTGTATTTCACCATGAAGGCGGGATACGATGTCGCAGAAAGCGTTATTCAGAGGGGAATAGAGTATCTCAAGAAGCATCCGTCGGCCTACGGATCGTACGTTCTCGATCTGTACGGAGTGGACCACGAGCCGTTCAAGCCAGAAAGCGAAGCGGATCTGGTGTTTCTGAGTTTGAGCTCAAAAGAGGCTCTGAAACAGCTGATGAACCACGTTGTCCAGGACGAGCAGAAAGCCTATCTGAATGTATCTTCTGATAACCCACTCATCAGTGATATCCAGCTCAACAGTGTCTTCCTCAGGGCTCTTGCGAAGTGGAAGGAATTCCCGGAACTGGAAAGAAAACTGACAAATTACCTTCTTCTGAAAAAAGACAGCGCTTTCTGGACTTCCACAAAAGACACATCTTTTGCCATCCTGGCTCTCCTCGAGTCGATGCCGGAGTACACTTCAACCACACTGAAGGTAGTCAACTCCGAAAACACCTTCGAACTGAAGCCAGGTGAAGAAAGATCTCTCGTTCCCGGTTCACTGATCGTTTCTGGAAAAGGCATCGTGGAGGTGGAGATAACCTACGTCGAAGTTCCGAAAGAGTCTGTGAGTGAAGGCCTGGAGATAAAAAGAGAATTCTACAAAAGGTACGAACTTCTGATAGAGGAGAAAAGAATGATTGTGGATGCCTTCGTGCCGATCGGGAGAGGATACGTGCCGATCTCAATGCATTCTGTCGAAAGAGACCAGGAAGAGGAACTCTACATCCTGCCGTACGAGTACTGGAAGAAGAGAATTGAATACAAGGGAGTTCCCCTCGAGATAGACGGTGCAAAGGTGAAAATAGGTGATGAGACTTACACGTTCTCCAGGATCGAAACGTTCAACGGCCTGATTCTCGTTGTTCTCAAAGATGAAGTGCTCGTCTACGATACGGAGAAGAACACCATCACCAGGTATCTGGACGTGATGGACGCAGGTTTCATGAAGAGTGGTCTTGTCTTTCTCATGAAAGGATTCGTGCTGATCGGTGATGAAAAGATACCCGTTCCCGAAGACGTCACGGGGCTGTCCTGCACGATGGATGAGATCCTGCTGAGGGGAGAAAACAAAACCTACTGGTACAAGAACGGAGAGTTCGTGGAACTTCCGTTCGTTGCCAGAAGGGTCTTTTTCTGGGATGGGAAGAGGCTGGTGGCGGAGAGCATACGTTTCGCTGGCTCTTCGAAGACGCTCTGGGACAGAGTTTTCGAGGTGGTCTTCGACGTTGAAGACGTGAAGATAGAGTTGGGAGACATAATCAAAACGGTGGTGAGGGTTGAAGGAGACGGGAACTACCTCATAGTGGAGGATTTCATTCCGTCCTGCGCGCAGGTGCTCTCGAACTACAGAGAAAAAGGTATCGAAGAGAACAAGTTCTCGTACAGCTGGTACTTTTCATGGGACGCGTGGTACTCTGGAAGGGAGATTCGCACTGACAGGGTGGCGCTCTTTGCCCGATACCTTTACGGTGATAGTTTCGACTACGTCTGGAGAGCGACCGCAGAGGGGGTGTTTCATCTTCTTCCGGCGCGGGTTTATCCGATGTATTCTCGTGGTCTCTACGCTCATACAGATCCAGATGTGCTTTTCATCGGGACGAATCTTGTCGATGGAAGAGATGATCAACCTTGA
- a CDS encoding DUF1175 domain-containing protein yields the protein MKRYLILLIVTGVLLWNVVEVLRFRVEFSEGTFVLKDVQDVFVPLEVRGAKVECSKDFVLEENGILIKQVKPGEIVTLRFESGGIFRVEKELKIEARASEEDSDGDGYPDSLELDSEDSERFRNWFVWIALSAFKNDPPLWPKEERDCSGFVRYCAREALKKHTGSWLSLSGYDGPVWEDVEKYNYPNLPLVGTKMFRIEKGAYRGVEDFSSFAVARILVECSMEFVTKSVSKALPGDIAVFFHPEDVEMPYHLMIFVGNLNLADHEGWFVYHTGPIGENPGELRFVRYSELVNYDPSWAPLEINPYFLGFYRFRFLK from the coding sequence ATGAAGAGATACCTGATCTTGTTGATCGTTACAGGCGTTCTTCTGTGGAACGTCGTTGAGGTTTTGAGGTTCAGAGTGGAGTTTTCTGAGGGCACTTTCGTTTTGAAAGACGTCCAGGACGTTTTCGTTCCTCTTGAAGTCAGGGGAGCGAAGGTGGAGTGTTCTAAAGACTTCGTGCTCGAAGAAAACGGTATTCTGATCAAACAGGTGAAACCCGGTGAGATCGTGACCCTGCGTTTTGAGAGCGGTGGTATCTTCAGGGTGGAGAAGGAACTGAAGATCGAAGCCAGAGCCAGCGAGGAAGACAGCGACGGCGACGGATACCCGGACTCTCTGGAGCTCGACAGTGAAGACAGCGAGAGGTTCAGAAACTGGTTCGTCTGGATAGCCCTGTCGGCGTTCAAGAACGATCCTCCTCTCTGGCCGAAAGAGGAAAGGGACTGCTCTGGTTTCGTCAGGTACTGCGCAAGAGAGGCACTGAAGAAACACACAGGAAGCTGGCTTTCTCTCTCAGGTTACGACGGGCCCGTCTGGGAAGACGTGGAGAAGTACAACTACCCGAATCTTCCACTGGTTGGAACGAAGATGTTCAGGATAGAGAAAGGAGCTTACAGGGGAGTGGAGGACTTTTCAAGCTTTGCGGTTGCGAGGATCCTTGTGGAGTGCAGTATGGAATTTGTCACAAAGAGCGTTTCAAAAGCGCTTCCGGGTGACATAGCGGTTTTCTTCCATCCTGAAGACGTCGAGATGCCGTACCATCTCATGATATTCGTCGGAAATCTTAATCTTGCTGATCACGAAGGGTGGTTCGTGTACCACACGGGGCCGATCGGAGAAAATCCGGGAGAGCTCAGGTTCGTCAGATACTCCGAACTTGTGAACTACGACCCCTCCTGGGCACCCCTTGAGATAAATCCGTACTTTCTTGGATTTTACAGGTTCAGGTTTTTGAAGTGA
- a CDS encoding DsrE/DsrF/TusD sulfur relay family protein yields the protein MKIGIQVMVPPYTYEDLDTAIKIAEAAMEKGHEVTLFLFADSVICTNKNIKPIRIDRNIPQKLVELMQKGNFEVHICGICMDYRGITTDMIIDGSKPSGLPELANLFATCDRFINLMA from the coding sequence ATGAAGATAGGAATACAGGTGATGGTTCCGCCCTATACTTATGAAGACCTGGACACCGCGATAAAGATTGCCGAAGCCGCAATGGAAAAAGGTCACGAAGTAACACTCTTTCTCTTTGCAGATTCCGTCATATGTACCAACAAGAACATAAAACCGATCAGAATCGACAGAAACATTCCACAGAAACTTGTAGAATTGATGCAGAAAGGAAACTTCGAGGTTCATATATGTGGAATATGTATGGACTACAGAGGAATAACCACAGACATGATAATAGATGGCTCAAAACCCAGCGGTCTACCGGAACTTGCGAATCTGTTCGCTACCTGCGACAGATTCATAAATTTGATGGCTTGA
- a CDS encoding sulfurtransferase TusA family protein, with protein MAKYQVTKTLDVRGEVCPVPDVETKRALQNMKPGEILEVWIDYPMSKERIPETVKKLGHEVLEIEEVGPSEWKIYIKVK; from the coding sequence ATGGCGAAGTATCAGGTTACCAAGACTCTGGATGTGAGAGGAGAGGTTTGTCCAGTGCCCGATGTCGAAACCAAAAGGGCTCTACAGAACATGAAACCAGGGGAAATCCTCGAGGTATGGATTGACTATCCAATGTCGAAAGAAAGAATCCCGGAAACTGTCAAAAAACTCGGCCACGAAGTCTTAGAAATCGAAGAAGTGGGCCCAAGCGAATGGAAAATCTACATCAAAGTGAAATGA